From one Ignisphaera cupida genomic stretch:
- a CDS encoding PstC family ABC transporter permease, with amino-acid sequence MISKRDKFFILSLLPFSISLLAILIITVIAITSRSIDSIAFFGIKLFTSNMWDPEHEKYGVLGPIAGSLITSLLATLTALALSIPLSILIAEYLHGAAKNFMSSIVELMSGLPTIIYAMWSSTYLSLILKTYVMDPLSKYLSFIPIFSCRVISPFTLFTAGISMGIYLVPYITALILESYNSIPITYKEACLGIGATRYETVKILLSLIKPAILASVILGIARALGETTIAVTTVGNSMYLSSCLFSPGYTVSALVASQFGNAYLYKFAESALYASSLVILGVAIVLSFTGLTIMSNWRRRVVV; translated from the coding sequence GTGATCAGCAAAAGGGACAAGTTTTTCATTTTATCTCTCTTACCATTCTCAATATCTCTCTTAGCTATTCTCATAATAACAGTTATTGCAATAACTTCTAGATCGATAGACTCTATAGCCTTTTTTGGAATTAAGCTATTCACATCAAATATGTGGGATCCTGAGCATGAAAAATATGGTGTTTTAGGCCCTATAGCAGGTTCTCTTATAACATCATTATTAGCCACTTTAACAGCTCTTGCACTATCAATACCATTATCAATTCTCATAGCTGAGTATTTGCATGGAGCAGCAAAAAACTTCATGTCATCAATTGTTGAACTTATGAGTGGTCTGCCAACAATAATCTATGCAATGTGGTCCTCAACATATTTATCTCTCATTCTAAAAACATATGTCATGGATCCTCTAAGCAAATACCTATCCTTCATACCCATATTTTCTTGTAGAGTAATATCGCCTTTTACTCTCTTCACTGCTGGCATTTCAATGGGGATTTATTTAGTGCCATATATAACAGCGCTTATTCTTGAAAGCTACAACTCTATTCCCATTACCTATAAAGAGGCTTGTTTAGGAATAGGGGCAACAAGATATGAGACTGTAAAAATTCTTTTGTCATTGATTAAACCAGCTATATTAGCATCTGTTATACTTGGAATTGCAAGAGCGTTGGGAGAAACAACAATAGCTGTAACAACAGTGGGGAATTCCATGTATTTAAGTTCTTGTTTATTTTCACCAGGCTATACAGTTTCAGCTCTTGTAGCATCTCAGTTTGGGAATGCTTATCTATATAAATTTGCTGAATCAGCTCTATATGCCTCATCCTTAGTTATATTAGGTGTTGCTATTGTGCTTAGCTTCACTGGTTTAACTATTATGAGTAATTGGAGGAGGAGAGTAGTTGTATAG
- a CDS encoding molybdopterin oxidoreductase family protein — MNTKVICPFCGFGCPIYINKEDYSMYGYGCAKGLLVKNFAKNLDRILAPHVRSGERFIEVSWDTALNTIASELKKIVKVYGGDSIAFIGCSKCSNEENYIIQKFARFLGSNNIDNCARLCHAISVEVLEKSLGLGAQTNPFSDLLYSKAILIIGYNPVVSHPPLASIIMEARKRGAKVIVIDVRESETAKMADIFIQVKKPGLDYMILLCMINIILSKGLYNKEFLLQKTEGLDGFLSIVKKFDSSFCEEMLMIPRKLIEEAAEEFALAGCGSILWGMGVTQHANAYNNVAAIVNLALLLGYVGRKGCGLYPVRGQNNVQGACDMGCLPNYLPGYARVNDEKARKLFQSAWGVDWIPSIPGYTSVEVFEKALNGDIKALFIIGENPVVSHPNRVLVEKALQNIELVVVNEIRWSETVYLADYVLASAAHTEKDGSYTNSERRVQWSFKVFDPPGNAVPDWVVFSRLGDLMGLRNWRSYESAENILMEISNTVPIYYGITPERLKASEDGLVWPCHNEVCSQRLYQNKFETPTGKARFLSIESNDFKNFSKLILTTFRLGECYNTTLCINNTKGVDIDTAFLSRQDAHLLNIRDGDLIEIATRCGKSTFHAKIDDKIPKGVIAIPWHKKANIITCNSQVGPKNVQPLKSVEILEIKILETSTRNKSIH, encoded by the coding sequence TTGAATACAAAGGTTATATGCCCTTTCTGTGGTTTTGGATGCCCTATTTACATAAACAAAGAAGATTATTCTATGTACGGCTATGGCTGTGCCAAGGGATTATTGGTGAAGAATTTTGCTAAAAACTTGGATAGGATTCTTGCTCCTCATGTCAGAAGTGGAGAAAGGTTTATTGAAGTTTCTTGGGATACAGCTTTAAATACTATAGCTTCAGAACTTAAAAAGATTGTTAAGGTTTATGGAGGTGATTCAATAGCTTTCATTGGCTGTTCTAAATGCTCCAACGAGGAGAACTACATTATTCAGAAATTTGCTAGGTTTCTTGGAAGTAACAATATAGATAATTGTGCAAGACTTTGCCATGCTATAAGTGTTGAAGTTCTTGAAAAATCTCTTGGATTAGGTGCTCAAACAAACCCTTTTTCAGATTTGTTGTATTCTAAGGCTATTCTAATCATTGGTTACAACCCCGTAGTTTCACATCCACCACTAGCATCAATAATTATGGAGGCTAGGAAGAGAGGTGCTAAGGTTATAGTTATTGATGTTAGAGAAAGCGAAACTGCGAAAATGGCAGATATCTTTATACAGGTGAAGAAGCCTGGACTAGATTACATGATTTTGCTTTGCATGATAAATATAATACTGTCTAAAGGATTATACAACAAAGAGTTTTTGTTGCAGAAAACAGAGGGATTGGATGGGTTCTTATCTATTGTGAAGAAATTTGATTCATCATTTTGTGAAGAGATGTTGATGATTCCAAGAAAACTAATTGAGGAAGCTGCAGAGGAGTTTGCATTGGCTGGCTGCGGCTCTATACTGTGGGGAATGGGGGTGACTCAACATGCAAATGCATATAACAATGTTGCTGCAATTGTTAATCTTGCTCTTCTTCTAGGCTATGTTGGTAGAAAGGGTTGTGGTCTTTACCCGGTTAGAGGCCAAAACAATGTTCAGGGTGCATGTGATATGGGGTGCTTACCTAATTATTTACCTGGATATGCAAGAGTTAATGATGAGAAGGCTAGAAAGTTGTTTCAAAGTGCTTGGGGTGTTGATTGGATTCCCAGCATACCTGGTTACACAAGTGTTGAGGTGTTTGAAAAAGCATTGAATGGGGATATAAAAGCGCTTTTCATAATTGGTGAAAACCCTGTTGTGAGTCATCCAAACAGAGTCCTTGTTGAAAAGGCTCTTCAAAACATTGAGCTAGTGGTTGTTAATGAGATTAGGTGGAGTGAAACAGTATATTTGGCAGATTATGTACTAGCCTCTGCTGCTCATACAGAAAAAGATGGTTCTTACACAAATTCGGAAAGAAGAGTACAGTGGTCTTTTAAGGTATTTGATCCACCAGGAAATGCTGTTCCAGACTGGGTGGTGTTTTCACGTCTTGGAGATTTGATGGGGTTAAGGAATTGGAGAAGTTATGAATCAGCAGAGAACATATTGATGGAAATAAGCAACACGGTTCCAATATACTATGGAATTACACCAGAAAGGCTTAAGGCTAGTGAAGATGGATTGGTGTGGCCATGTCACAACGAAGTTTGTTCACAGAGATTGTATCAAAACAAGTTTGAAACTCCAACAGGCAAGGCCAGGTTTTTAAGCATTGAAAGTAATGATTTTAAAAATTTCAGCAAGTTAATACTTACAACATTTAGATTAGGTGAATGCTACAACACCACTCTATGTATAAACAACACTAAAGGCGTTGATATTGACACAGCTTTTCTAAGTAGGCAAGATGCACATCTATTAAATATCAGAGATGGAGATTTAATTGAAATTGCTACAAGATGTGGGAAAAGCACATTTCATGCAAAAATAGATGATAAAATTCCAAAAGGAGTTATAGCCATTCCGTGGCACAAAAAAGCAAACATTATTACGTGCAATAGTCAGGTTGGTCCTAAAAATGTGCAACCTCTCAAAAGTGTTGAGATTTTGGAAATAAAAATTCTCGAAACATCTACTAGAAATAAATCTATACACTGA
- the pstS gene encoding phosphate ABC transporter substrate-binding protein PstS, which produces MNKIMLIVLAVAMIVILISLIMLLNIFHTPSAEISPTTSKPLSNVLLQGAGSSLVYPQLNEWIQRFYTQSGIKISYQSVGSGAGLSMFFQNVTDFACSDPPLSKDMWKRYEGRVMQIPWLAGPVAIIYNIPELPKDAELKLDANILAGIYNGSIVYWDDDQIKMLNPDIANMLPHKEIIPVYRTDASGTTEIFTTFLYKATNGAWSRDLVGKTVNWPVAATGRGIGGKGSEGVTQTVIQTPYSIGYVEWSYAILNNLPTASIKNAAGRFVKPSEKSVAEALANVNIPQSPLDDFSNIVFESVYAPGDNSYPITAVTHIVLWKKYQDSSKALALAKFLRWVVDEGYNNIIQGYVAPPQKIKNLLLEAANILEKQVAS; this is translated from the coding sequence ATGAATAAAATTATGTTGATTGTATTAGCTGTGGCAATGATTGTTATACTCATCTCATTGATTATGTTGCTAAACATTTTCCATACACCATCAGCAGAAATCTCTCCAACAACAAGTAAACCACTTTCAAATGTTTTATTGCAGGGTGCTGGATCATCACTTGTTTACCCACAGCTAAATGAATGGATTCAGAGGTTCTATACACAAAGTGGTATTAAAATAAGTTATCAGTCTGTTGGAAGCGGAGCTGGGCTTAGCATGTTCTTTCAGAATGTTACTGACTTTGCTTGTAGTGATCCTCCACTTTCAAAAGATATGTGGAAAAGATATGAGGGTAGGGTAATGCAGATACCATGGCTTGCAGGACCTGTGGCAATAATTTATAATATTCCTGAACTTCCTAAAGATGCTGAACTAAAACTTGATGCAAATATTTTAGCAGGTATATACAATGGCAGTATAGTTTACTGGGATGATGATCAAATAAAGATGCTTAACCCCGATATTGCAAATATGCTTCCACACAAGGAGATAATACCTGTTTATAGAACAGATGCTAGTGGAACAACAGAAATATTTACAACATTTCTCTACAAGGCAACCAACGGTGCTTGGTCTAGAGATCTTGTTGGAAAAACTGTTAATTGGCCTGTTGCAGCAACAGGTAGAGGTATTGGTGGCAAGGGCAGTGAAGGAGTAACTCAAACAGTAATTCAAACACCATATAGCATAGGCTATGTTGAGTGGAGCTATGCAATACTCAACAATCTTCCAACAGCCTCCATAAAGAATGCTGCAGGTAGATTTGTAAAACCTTCAGAAAAGTCAGTAGCTGAGGCTCTAGCTAATGTCAATATTCCTCAATCACCACTTGATGATTTTAGCAACATAGTTTTTGAATCTGTTTATGCTCCAGGCGATAATAGTTATCCCATTACAGCTGTAACACATATTGTGTTATGGAAGAAGTACCAGGATTCCTCAAAAGCTTTGGCACTAGCAAAATTCCTTAGATGGGTTGTTGATGAAGGTTACAACAATATAATTCAAGGTTATGTAGCGCCACCACAAAAAATTAAAAACTTGTTGCTTGAAGCAGCAAATATTTTAGAGAAGCAAGTGGCGTCCTAA
- a CDS encoding class I SAM-dependent methyltransferase: MIHRQLKTCYKDLRENVYSYNVIGIGYSFWRQRPWPIVEVVKGKNILDLGSGPCVNGAVTALRNRGYVVCFDISKTMAYASKATLMKLNVHGDVVVGDALKMPFRSNSFDGILAIAVIHHIPKPFLIILFTDVKRVLKKLGVFVATVWSWKQRRFVVKAFIGILKSFCGVFSYVRRYVVSWKSRRGVFKRIYYLYDLNELVEIVRGLNMVVVSSGYTWYLKQENKNVYIVLLKND, translated from the coding sequence ATGATCCATAGACAGTTGAAGACATGCTACAAGGATCTTAGGGAAAATGTTTACTCGTATAATGTGATAGGTATTGGATATAGCTTTTGGAGGCAGAGGCCATGGCCCATAGTAGAGGTTGTGAAGGGTAAAAATATTTTGGATCTTGGCTCAGGTCCCTGCGTAAATGGTGCAGTAACAGCTTTGAGGAATCGTGGTTATGTTGTGTGTTTTGACATATCCAAAACAATGGCATATGCGTCTAAGGCAACTCTCATGAAATTGAATGTTCATGGAGATGTTGTTGTTGGAGATGCTTTGAAAATGCCATTTAGAAGCAATTCATTCGATGGTATATTAGCTATTGCAGTTATTCATCACATACCAAAACCATTTCTAATAATATTATTTACAGATGTTAAAAGAGTTTTGAAGAAACTTGGTGTTTTCGTTGCAACAGTTTGGTCTTGGAAGCAAAGAAGATTTGTTGTTAAAGCATTCATAGGTATTCTCAAATCCTTTTGTGGTGTTTTTAGCTATGTGAGAAGATATGTTGTTTCTTGGAAGAGTAGAAGAGGGGTTTTTAAAAGAATCTATTACCTATATGATCTGAACGAACTTGTGGAAATAGTGAGAGGTTTGAATATGGTTGTTGTTTCAAGTGGATACACATGGTATTTGAAGCAAGAAAACAAGAATGTGTATATAGTGCTACTGAAAAATGACTGA